A stretch of the Uranotaenia lowii strain MFRU-FL chromosome 3, ASM2978415v1, whole genome shotgun sequence genome encodes the following:
- the LOC129758122 gene encoding uncharacterized protein LOC129758122: MKFWLVLSCAVALAAAQTATSNYNVTWIGGNSLVNLANGLTTVGNMLASYNNTLNTIRAGAWPGVLNILGTVNITYAALNKTYGPTQPSLVSLVSYSAPYLNQSIFDGERYITSSIYQDIASLSMSLQSAISNLFMNFQMLTNIGYQQQGENCTGRIAANVSVIALKVAKYAVCIQNNMMIASTLVAPVVNGMITQAIDDMRLVLNLFNFCRSSPAAATECTDEYFNNIWTDHSMIQSTFYQISSFLSSMIQDAQSRDSFCGQLINQDIQDDTMNAQNSFSRCAYPQSS, translated from the exons ATGAAATTCTGGTTGGTATTGTCCTGTGCTGTGGCCCTGGCCGCAGCCCAAACGGCCACTTCGAACTACAACGTGACATGGATCGGAGGCAACTCCCTGGTCAATCTGGCCAACGGCCTAACGACCGTCGGAAACATGCTGGCCAGCTACAACAATACCCTGAACACAATCCGTGCCGGTGCCTGGCCAGGAGTGCTCAACATCTTGGGAACAGTGAACATAACCTACGCTGCCCTGAACAAGACTTATGGCCCGACCCAGCCAAGCCTCGTTAGCCTTGTGTCCTACTCAGCACCCTACCTGAATCAATCCATTTTCGATGGGGAACGATATATTACGTCATCGATCTATCAGGATATTGCCAGTCTGTCGATGAGCCTGCAGAGTGCAATCTCTAACTTGTTCATGAACTTCCAAATGCTGACAAACATCGGATACCAACAACAGGGAGAAAACTGCACCGGTCGCATTGCCGCTAATGTCTCGGTGATTGCGCTTAAGGTCGCCAAGTACGCCGTCTGCATTCAAAATAACATGATGATTGCTTCTACTCTGGTTGCGCCAGTCGTCAACGGCATGATCACTCAGGCCATCGATGATATGCGGTTGGTTTTGAACCTGTTCAATTTCTGCCGCTCCTCTCCCGCTGCCGCTACCGAGTGCACCGACGAG TACTTCAACAACATCTGGACTGACCATTCTATGATCCAGAGCACCTTCTACCAGATCTCCAGCTTCCTGTCATCGATGATCCAGGATGCCCAAAGCCGAGATTCCTTCTGCGGTCAGCTGATCAACCAAGATATCCAAGACGATACAATGAATGCCCAGAATTCCTTCAGCCGATGCGCCTATCCTCAGTCTTCGTAA
- the LOC129758327 gene encoding uncharacterized protein LOC129758327, whose amino-acid sequence MRFALALVAVLCFVASAQAGTASDAVYNFTLAAFKTVNATANAYNSTVYGTDAGIKTAFNNWGNTLKANITAIYNRFKVYNNWTSADNVNMSLTSLLSNLASGTNQLLSNDYSLTQSVMQQVLTTAQATVDAINTAALNMTSQADCTKAAAIPCLNKWTANLTAAPVNVSRYIDCITPLTTRVSRTALNISQQFASAATIGQTYMNLVNLCTIPTTAQLAAPTTPMGYQTAPSIQCLSYYLSTFSSFPISWPPYFIDSMRYPLGSFASQYVMRCTRLIQLDIQRAIDDIQAKYQVCLVS is encoded by the exons ATGAGATTCGCACTAGCACTTGTCGCCGTCCTGTGCTTCGTGGCTTCGGCCCAAGCAGGTACAGCATCTGATGCCGTCTACAACTTCACCCTGGCTGCCTTCAAAACAGTAAATGCTACTGCGAACGCCTACAACTCCACTGTGTACGGTACCGACGCTGGCATCAAGACTGCCTTCAACAACTGGGGAAATACGCTCAAGGCCAACATTACAGCGATCTACAACCGGTTCAAGGTCTACAATAACTGGACCAGCGCTGACAATGTGAACATGAGTTTGACCAGTTTGCTCAGCAATTTGGCTTCCGGAACAAATCAACTTTTGAGCAACGATTACTCGCTCACCCAGAGCGTGATGCAGCAGGTTTTGACGACCGCTCAAGCTACCGTTGATGCTATCAACACCGCTGCATTGAACATGACATCTCAGGCCGATTGTACCAAGGCTGCAGCCATCCCATGTCTGAACAAATGGACCGCCAATTTGACTGCTGCACCAGTAAATGTGTCCCGATACATCGACTGCATTACGCCACTCACAACGCGAGTTAGCCGAACTGCCTTGAATATCAGTCAACAATTCGCTAGTGCTGCCACCATCGGTCAAACCTACATGAATCTTGTCAACTTGTGCACCATCCCCACTACTGCCCAACTCGCCGCGCCCACCACTCCAATGGGATACCAAACAGCTCCCTCTATCCAGTGTTTGAGCTAC TACCTGAGCACCTTCTCCAGCTTCCCAATCTCCTGGCCTCCATACTTCATCGATTCCATGCGTTATCCGCTCGGTTCCTTCGCCTCTCAGTACGTGATGCGTTGCACCAGGCTGATCCAGCTGGACATCCAGAGAGCTATCGACGACATCCAGGCTAAGTACCAGGTTTGTTTGGTGTCATAA